The Candidatus Poribacteria bacterium region GGTAGCATCGAGGAAGCGTTGGAAAGGTTCGGCACGGGAAAGTGTAAGGGGGAGTTCACAATACTCATCGAGGGAAAATCCTAACGTCAAAAAACACCGGCAAATATGCCCGATATAATACCGATTCAATCCGGCCTTAGCAGGCTTTTGAGGTAGATCGCTTATGGTGAGGGAATCTGGAGTGGAAATAGAAAAGGTTTGACGGGCTTTTGACAAGGGTGTATAATTTGCAGGCACTTCTCAACTGGATTAGGACGAGGCGATGAAAAAGGAAATCCGTTTTATAGAGGTTCTATTTGTAATAGGGGCGATCATCAGTGGATGCTCAGAGCAACCAAACGGCGGGGAATACCTCGGGCGGCCTGTGGCGGTTAAAAATTGGGCGTATCAGCTCCAGAATGTCGATCCTGATGTGGTCATCGCCTCCGATTTTGAACTCGTGGTTATGGACTACTCGAAGGACGGATCTGAGGAAGGAAGATATTCCCCGGAGGAAATCAATAGGATCAAGGAATCATCCCTATCGCTTATATAAGTATAGGGGAGGCGGAGGATTACCGGTTTTACTGGCAGGAGAGGTGGCATCGAACTCCTCCAAACTGGTTAGGCGGCGAAAACCCTGAATGGGAGGGAAATTATGCTGTGAGGTATTGGGATGAGGGGTGGAAAGATATAATCTTTTCCTATCTAGATAAGATCATAGGACAGGGCTTTTCCGGAGTTTACCTCGATAAGGTCGATGAGTTTGAATACTGGAGCAACCCGAACAACAATGAGGGGTTCCATCTCTCAGAGGAAGAAGCGGCGAGGAGGATGATAGATTTTATCATGGATATAGCGAGCTATTGCAGGAGTAAGAGCGGAGATAGCTTTTACATAATCCCACAAAATGGCGAGAGGTTGATCAACTCTGATAGCTCACTTTTAAATATAATCTCCGGCTGGGCGGCCGAGGATCTCTTTTATGACGGGGTCGATCCTATACCTCCAAGCATCATCCGCGAGAGAACACGCTATCTGGATGCCGTCCATGCAGCGGGCAAACCCGTGTTTTCTGTGGACTATGTCGACGATGGAAGTGGATATTCCGGGGATAATAAGGAGAGGATAGATGACTACTATGAGAAAGCGCTGGACAAGGAATATATCCCTTACGTCGCGAGATCTGATAGAGAGCTAGATGAGTTAAATGTCATCGGAGGTGTTCAACCATTAGAGGCGCGCAGTCCCCGATAAAGGAGTATTATAACTGCTACCTCCGACTCCGACGGGAGGTATCGAAGTGGTTGGATCAGAGCCTTCTTATGGATAGGCCCGGACCACATGGGGGCGGAGAGGATGAGGCCAATTACGCCCTGACCTGGTTTCACCATTATCTGGTGAGCGGTGACGGGAAGGTTATGGATCATTTCCGAAGTCTACTGGCCGATCTAATCAAGTGGGTCAGGGAGAGATGCTTTCACGGATATCCACCTAAAGCCGATGTTCATCACGGACCTGAACCGTTTCTTCTGTTTCTGCCGAGATATCTGGCGTTGGCTCCCTATGACGAGAGGGCGAGGGCTCTTCTCAAGGACGCCGCGCATCACATCGGCAACTGGGTTGAGGAAATACCGAAATGGTATGATTACAACGCTGATCGGTTTCGAAGTTATTATCTGGGGACGCAAGTTGTTGATGATGATCCACGTTATTCCTATGAGGTGGCGGAGCACATCAGGTTTATACATATCGCCTTGGCGGCCTATAGGGTTACGGGAAAGGAGAGATATCTGGACTGGGCGATTCGATATGGTAGACGTCGAGCGCATCTTATCTTGGAATCGGGGGATAACCCGATACCGGTCATGTGGGATGCCAACGGGAAAGGTATATATGAATCTGAGCTTAAATCGCCCCAACAGAGGGAGATGGCCTGTAGCCAACATCACGTCCCGGGCGACCCGCTGGCAGGGGTGGAAAATCTGCTGGCATCCGGAGCGATCTATGCCTTCGGCGACCTCTTCCTGATATCGGGCGATGAAGTGTTTAGGGAAGCATCCCGCAAGATGGTCGAACCGTTGATCGGTGAACTGCTAGACCCATATGCCGATCCAGGTGCGGCAGCGGTGTGGTATTATCGATGGACCTTCCAGGATATCTCCCTCGACGATAGCATGATCAAAGTGCTGGAGGGAATTCCACCTGAGAGCGATTCCGACCTCGCCATGGTATTTCCTCAGAGTTGGCGTCGAAGAGAGCGGGGGGTTGGAAAACGAAAGGATATGATCTACTGGGGCCTGTGGTCGGATGACGGGTCGGTCAGACCCACCCACGAGCCCTCAACAGCAGCCCTAACGCTCGCCTATCATGTAACAGGCGACGTGGAGTATGCCAGGCGCGCTTTTAAAAACGCGGCCACAAAGCTGATGATGGCACGAAGGGTACTTCGTGGGGGGAGGGAACATGCTGATATGGGCGGAGCGATATGTTCCGTGGCGGCGGGACATGGTCGAAATTGGGGACAGGGAGCGGTGACGGGCTGCTATGGTCCCTTGCTTTTGGGTACCAGAGAGGTTCTGGGCGGCCTGATGCCGACGATCGAAGTTATACTGCCGAAGGAGATCGTTTCACTTGTAAAACCGCCCGTGGGAGATGAAGGCGAAGTGCTGTTTTTCAATGGAAGTGAGAGGACGGTGGAATTCTCATGGCGGAGGCAGGGTGATGAGTGGATATCGCTCACGCTGTCCCCTGATGAGGTGAGAAAATTTCCGATTCGGGTGCGCTGATGATACGACGGCTGCTTATAAGCTCTTATATCTCGATGATAGCTATAGCTGTGATGGTCAACCTCCCACCGACCTGTCTCACCTCGATAAAAGGTGACTTTTCCCTGAGCGATACACAGGGCGGCATGCTGCTTTCAACTCTCTTTTGGGGCTTTGCATTAACGATAATCCTGACCGGTCCGCTCGCTGACAGATTCGGTGTTAAACCCTTTCTGATTTCAGCTTCCATTCTCCAAATCTTTGGCCTTCTGATGAGTACTCTCTCCTCTATCTTTCAGGTTTTAGTTTTCGGAGCCTTTCTGATGGGAATGGGTAGCGGCATATTGGAGGTCCTCGTAAACCCTCTCATCTGTATTCTAACGCCCGAAAACAGGACGAGAGCCATAAATTTCTGCCATGCCTTCTACTCCATAGGTGCCGTATTGACCGTCCTTATGGCATCGCTATTTTTGAGGATGGGATTGCTTTGGAGATATGTCTATCTGCTCGGTATCTTTCCCTCCCTTCTGTTCGGAGTCGGGTATCTTACCTCCTCTATCCCTGAGCTTCCGTCCTCCGATTACAAACGCTTCTTCGGGATCGGTCTGATGGTGCATCCGATCTTCATCCTTCTTCTTCTGGCGATGTTGTTAGGGGGAGGCACGGAGCTAGGGGCAGCGCAGTGGATACCGGCATATCTGGAGGAGGTATTGGGTCTTTCGCGTTTCGGCGGCGCGTTCGGACTCGTGCTTTTCAGCACAGCCATGGCACTTGGCCGTATGACGATGAGCAAGATAGGCGGTAGGGCTCATCCGATGGGAATTCTCAGGTTCGCTTCTCTCTCATGTGTGTTGCTTCTGGCTCTATCGGCTCTGTTTCGAAGCGGAACGTCGGTCGTGATTTCCTTTTCCCTCCTCGGGTTTTTCGTCTCGATATTCTGGCCGACGGTGCTTGCCTGTAGTTCTGAGATCTTTCTAGGGGGCGGGGCAACGATGTTTTCACTTCTGAGTGCAGCAGGAAATGCCGGCGGCATGATATTTCCGGCTATGGTCGGCGCAATAGCCGATAGATGGAACCTGAGAGTTGGAATAGGAACGTTATCGCTGCTCCCCCTGCTATTGACTTTGATCTTTACCCTCCTCGGGCATCGCAGAAGTATGGATGAGAAGCTTTAATGAGCTCGATGAACTTAAAAGCCAAGTGGCGGAGGAGCTAAATGGACTTGCGTGGGGATGGAAAGTTTGTTAGAATATCTTCCGTTGATGTTATGGAATTGAGGTGAAAGATGCCTCTAGCGGTGGGGATGATTGAGTTTAAAAGCGTAGCACAGGGTATTATGGCCGCCGACGCTATGGTAAAAGCTGCTTCGGTTCAACTTCTACAGGCAACTCCCGTCTGTCCCGGAAAATATGTGGCTATAGTCGGCGGGGAGGTTGCAGCTGTTCGAAGCTCCGTTGATGCCGGAATCAACGCTGCATCTGCCGTGGTAGTCGACACCCTCGTGATTCCGAATGTGCATGAGGATCTGTTTCCGGCCCTGAGCGCGACCACCCAGATCGAGGAAATTAAGGCGTTGGGTATAATCGAAACCTTCTCCGTGGCTTCCGGAATAGTGGCAGCGGACCTCGCGGCGAAGGCGGCTAGCGTGAAGTTGATTGAGGTGAGAATAGCTAGGGGGTTAGGCGGCAAGGCCTTTGTACTCCTGACCGGAAGCGTTAGCTCCGTCAGAGCGGCTGTGGAGGCGGGATCGAGATACGCTATCGAAAACGGACAGCTCGTCGATAGCCAGGTCATCCCATCTCCCCATCCTGATCTGATATCCAATATACTGTGATGAGAACGGAAGGGAAAAGACATAATAAATTCCTCGACCCCGCAGCCTTGTCAAAACTCGGGGGATTGGAGCTCGTGGCGAGATTAGTGGTGGAGGGATTTATATCGGGCCTCCATAGGAGCCCATATCAAGGTTATAGCGTCGAATTCGCCGAGCACCGACAATATATGCCCGGCGATGAGATCAAGCATATAGATTGGAAGGTTTACGGGAAATCCGATAGGTTTTACATAAAGAAATTCGAGGAGGAAACCAACCTGAAGGCGTATATTCTCCTCGACACCAGCGGATCAATGGGATATGGGAGCGGAGATTTGAGCAAGTTGGAATACGGCTGTTATCTGGCCGCTTCGCTGAGCTACTTGATGCTCAGACAACGGGATTATGTCGGATTGGCCCTGTTCGATGGCGCTATTGCCAGATACATCCCACCTAGAGGAGAATCCTCCCATCTGCATCTCATAACCACCGCTCTCGAGGAGGCCTCACCCGGAGGCAAGACGAGCATCGGAGAAGCGATTCAGGAGCTGGCGAGGAGAATTGTCAGGCGCGGTTTGATAATCCTCATCTCGGACCTCCTCGATGAACCTCAGATGGTAATCAGGGGACTTAAACTCTTAAGACATTCAAAACATGAGGTGATCGTCTTTCACGTGATGGATCGTTCCGAGCTGACCTTTCCGTTTAAGGGCTCGGTGATGTTCAGGGATCTCGAGACGGGAGAGAAACTGAATACCGACGCCGGTTCTCTGCGATCCGGATATCTCAAGGGGATAGAAGACTTTATTGAGTCCTATAGAAAGGGGTGTGGCGCCAGCTCGGTCGATTACGTCCTCATGGATACCCACACCCCTTTCGATTATGCGTTATCGGCATATCTCTCCAAAAGGGCTGGTTTTATCTGAAACCCCCGGATTTCCTCTCTTCGCTTTCCTGACATGGCACGCAGAACATAGCATAGGGAATCAGCTCAAGCCTCTTTTCGGGGATAGGTTGTCCGCATTTGGCACAGATCCCATATGTGCCCTCCTCTATCCTTCGAAGGGCATATTTGATCTGTCTGAGCGCAGCAGCATCCTTCGCTCCCAAGCTCTGCATGAGCCTCCTCTCATTCGATTCATTCGCCTCATCGGCGATGTCGGTTGCGCCTTCGTCCTCCGCCTTGATTATCTCCTGATCCTCATACTTTGAGAGGATCTTGTTTTTCTCCTCCAACAACAGCCTTTTGAACTTCTCCAGGTCCAACCTCGGCAACTCATTCACCCCCTTAAAAGGATATAGCCGATCAGCTTATATATGAGCCTGGCCGCCAGGACGTTGGGAGCGATCAGTCCGGGAACGGGTGCCAGCTCCACAACGTCAAATCCCACCACCTTCCTGGCTTCAGCTACCTCTTTCAGAAGGGACAACACCTCATACCACCCCAGTCCGCCCGGCTCCGGCGTCCCCACGGCCGGCATTATTGCCGGATCAAGTCCGTCCAGATCGATTGTTATGTATACGTTTTGACCCAGTTTCCGGATTACATTCTCCTTCCATTCCTCATCACCGATGATGTCCTTCATGAAGAAGATTTCGTCCTCCAGTTTTTTATCTACAACGAACTCCATCTCCTCCGCTGAGATGCTTCTGATGCCTACTTGAACAGCTCCCTGGCAAACCTCCCTTACCCTTCTCATGACACAGGCGTGGCTGTAAGGTGATCCTTGGTAGGAGTCCCTTAAGTCGGCGTGC contains the following coding sequences:
- a CDS encoding MFS transporter; the encoded protein is MIRRLLISSYISMIAIAVMVNLPPTCLTSIKGDFSLSDTQGGMLLSTLFWGFALTIILTGPLADRFGVKPFLISASILQIFGLLMSTLSSIFQVLVFGAFLMGMGSGILEVLVNPLICILTPENRTRAINFCHAFYSIGAVLTVLMASLFLRMGLLWRYVYLLGIFPSLLFGVGYLTSSIPELPSSDYKRFFGIGLMVHPIFILLLLAMLLGGGTELGAAQWIPAYLEEVLGLSRFGGAFGLVLFSTAMALGRMTMSKIGGRAHPMGILRFASLSCVLLLALSALFRSGTSVVISFSLLGFFVSIFWPTVLACSSEIFLGGGATMFSLLSAAGNAGGMIFPAMVGAIADRWNLRVGIGTLSLLPLLLTLIFTLLGHRRSMDEKL
- a CDS encoding BMC domain-containing protein — encoded protein: MPLAVGMIEFKSVAQGIMAADAMVKAASVQLLQATPVCPGKYVAIVGGEVAAVRSSVDAGINAASAVVVDTLVIPNVHEDLFPALSATTQIEEIKALGIIETFSVASGIVAADLAAKAASVKLIEVRIARGLGGKAFVLLTGSVSSVRAAVEAGSRYAIENGQLVDSQVIPSPHPDLISNIL
- a CDS encoding DUF58 domain-containing protein is translated as MRTEGKRHNKFLDPAALSKLGGLELVARLVVEGFISGLHRSPYQGYSVEFAEHRQYMPGDEIKHIDWKVYGKSDRFYIKKFEEETNLKAYILLDTSGSMGYGSGDLSKLEYGCYLAASLSYLMLRQRDYVGLALFDGAIARYIPPRGESSHLHLITTALEEASPGGKTSIGEAIQELARRIVRRGLIILISDLLDEPQMVIRGLKLLRHSKHEVIVFHVMDRSELTFPFKGSVMFRDLETGEKLNTDAGSLRSGYLKGIEDFIESYRKGCGASSVDYVLMDTHTPFDYALSAYLSKRAGFI
- a CDS encoding TraR/DksA family transcriptional regulator, with amino-acid sequence MPRLDLEKFKRLLLEEKNKILSKYEDQEIIKAEDEGATDIADEANESNERRLMQSLGAKDAAALRQIKYALRRIEEGTYGICAKCGQPIPEKRLELIPYAMFCVPCQESEERKSGGFR
- the speB gene encoding agmatinase; this translates as MTYERALPYNFMGIEGPFSRFDNASVLILPVPYEGTTCYGAGTRRGPKAIIDASRSLELYDEEIGEEIYRCGIHTLPEMEPLVEGPAFMVERISSIVEDLYQTGKLIVLLGGEHTISIGAVRGISRYTDLSVLQIDAHADLRDSYQGSPYSHACVMRRVREVCQGAVQVGIRSISAEEMEFVVDKKLEDEIFFMKDIIGDEEWKENVIRKLGQNVYITIDLDGLDPAIMPAVGTPEPGGLGWYEVLSLLKEVAEARKVVGFDVVELAPVPGLIAPNVLAARLIYKLIGYILLRG